Proteins from a genomic interval of Fusarium oxysporum Fo47 chromosome I, complete sequence:
- a CDS encoding rab-GTPase-TBC domain-containing protein has translation MEPPSNSNSSIKSAIPSLPAPVTTQLQAPPSPRTHRALRRLQSAHTLGARAREQGTPSLISQQRHRDTQRNASPTRPSQAPPAASGTPSFSQNINRSPQRGRANSDATPPLIHQMNVVTASKRAGSKKPVFSHGHLPLHQIIREGPTDGDFLGALESARWKVIDEGVKSAEDGMSTLRIYVWLVLLDAPILSTDDYLALIHRGASPAYSKIRNDTFRTLTTDPLFRRRVSEASLIRLLNAIAWKLHDAREEQRQSRPSSSRASLPGGSSVSGRSQSGTSTSSPTARSRARALTLTTEGSESGAGAATLEPGTYVQGMNVLAAPFLYAARSEAEAFVAFHSLLTRECPGYIRGAMDGVHRGLALVDKVLAIVDPKLSMYLTAKGLSAEIYAFPSVLTLCACTPPLPEVLRLWDFLFAYGPHLNIVCIVAQLTIMRTQILQSPSPNKVLRSFPQLNADLVKSVTIGIIKKIPDDVYAEIVSHAL, from the exons ATGGAGCCGCCTTCGAACTCCAATTCTAGCATCAAATCGGCGATCCCCTCACTCCCCGCCCCAGTTACCACACAACTCCAGGCCCCGCCATCGCCGCGGACTCATCGCGCCCTTCGACGACTTCAATCCGCGCACACTCTTGGAGCCCGCGCACGCGAGCAAGGCACGCCCTCACTCATCTCTCAGCAGCGCCACCGCGACACCCAGCGCAATGCTTCACCTACAAGACCGTCACAAGCGCCTCCTGCTGCTTCAGGCACACCCAGCTTCTCCCAGAATATCAATCGCTCACCTCAGCGCGGGCGCGCTAATAGCGATGCCACCCCGCCACTTATTCACCAGATGAATGTTGTCACAGCCAGCAAGCGTGCTGGGAGTAAGAAACCCGTATTCTCGCATGGCCATCTGCCTCTTCATCAGATTATCCGCGAAGGCCCAACGGATGGTGATTTCTTGGGCGCTTTGGAGAGCGCACGGTGGAAGGTTATTGATGAAGGTGTCAAGAGTGCTGAGGATGGCATG TCAACATTGAGAATATACGTCTGGCTCGTCCTCCTGGACGCTCCTATCCTGTCGACCGATGACTACCTCGCCCTCATCCACCGAGGAGCCTCTCCGGCTTACTCCAAGATCCGCAACGACACTTTCCGCACACTTACGACCGACCCTCTCTTCCGTCGCCGTGTCAGCGAGGCTAGTCTGATTCGTTTACTTAACGCCATTGCATGGAAGTTACACGATGCGCGTGAGGAACAACGCCAAAGCCGCCCTAGTAGCAGCCGAGCTTCACTCCCTGGCGGTAGTAGCGTCTCCGGTCGTTCTCAGTCAGGCACAAGCACGTCATCACCAACTGCTCGCAGTCGCGCGCGGGCCTTAACACTTACGACCGAGGGTTCTGAATCCGGCGCAGGCGCTGCGACTCTAGAACCCGGCACCTACGTTCAGGGTATGAACGTTCTGGCAGCACCATTTCTTTACGCAGCTCGCAGCGAAGCGGAAGCATTCGTTGCGTTCCACTCCCTGTTGACTCGAGAATGCCCGGGGTATATTCGCGGTGCCATGGACGGCGTTCATCGTGGCCTTGCTCTGGTTGATAAGGTCCTTGCCATTGTTGATCCCAAACTAAGCATGTACCTTACTGCGAAGGGTCTTTCGGCTGAGATCTATGCTTTCCCTTCCGTTTTGACGCTGTGTGCATGTACACCACCGCTTCCTGAGGTTTTACGGCTTTGGGACTTCTTGTTCGCCTATGGTCCTCATCTTAATATCGTCTGCATTGTCGCGCAGCTTACAATTATGCGGACTCAAATTCTTCAGTCACCCAG CCCAAATAAGGTCTTAAGATCCTTCCCCCAGCTTAACGCTGATCTCGTCAAATCCGTCACCATTGGCATTATCAAGAAGATACCCGACGATGTTTATGCTGAGATCGTTTCTCACGCTCTTTAA
- a CDS encoding sulfate transporter family-domain-containing protein, translated as MLGHTNPLGRGVANILGIKLEDQNQDLQAEIPSSSSIFSEQRHNSFYETEPTSSEWIKEQVPSKEEVVAYAASLFPFATWISHYNLQWFAGDLVAGITIGAVVVPQGMAYAILANLEPQFGLYSSFIGALIYWIFGTSKDISIGPVAVLSTVVGNVVQDVQDSGQNVPAHIVASALSVIAGFIVLIIGLLRCGWIVDLISITSLSAFMTGSAITICVGQLPALLGLSGFSNRDPPYKVLANTIEHLGEAGYDAIVGVSALSILYLIRQGFTAAAERYPKHKRLLFFTNTMRTVFVILVYTVMSWVLNMHRRDDPLFKVLGAIPKGFQNIGVPKLTTELISDFVPYLPATVIVLLVEHMAISKSFGRVNNYTIDPSQEMVAIGMANLVGPFLGAYPATGSFSRTAIQSKAGVRTPAAGIITGLVVLLATYLLTAVFFYIPSAALAAVIIHAVGDLVTPPNTIYQFWRVSPIEVFIFFTGVTVSVFAQIEDGLYATVLLSGAVFIYRILKAKGRFLGKVKVHSVIGDHVIGDDHRKVVGEYGTIEDSDVSARNVFLPLGHGDGSNPEVEVDHPYPGIFIYRFSEGFNYPNANSSLDYLTDFIQSNTQRSSPEAFERPGDRPWNNPGPRKSAKRPVNSDPDSALPTLKAVILDFSSVNNVDITSIQRLIDIRNQLDSYASPDGVDWHFACINNRWSKRALVSAGFGVPYKPNEGTAHRRWKSIFSVAEIGGKDSAAAIAQETDLHELTPKDTDNTDEEPLIGGFSSVKSYGSMSSGDLEKQKRRGAVVHGLDKPLFHVDLTSALQNAITNVEERTISRETAHD; from the exons ATGCTAGGCCACACAAACCCGTTGGGCAGGGGGGTGGCTAACATTCTGGGCATCAAACTCGAAGACCAAAACCAAGACCTACAAGCTGAGATACCAAGCAGTTCATCCATTTTTTCAGAACAAAGACACAATTCATTCTACGAAACTGAACCCACATCGTCGGAATGGATTAAAGAACAGGTCCCGTCGAAGGAGGAGGTTGTTGCATATGCAGCTTCATTATTCCCGTTCGCTACTTGGATCAGCCACTACAACCTGCAATGGTTTGCGGGTGATTTGGTCGCTGGTATCACCATAGGTGCTGTAGTTGTTCCACAAGGCATGGCCTATGCTATTCTCGCAAACCTGGAACCCCAGTTTGGTCTCTACTCGTCTTTTATAGGGGCCTTGATCTACTGGATATTCGGTACCTCAAAGGATATATCTATCGGTCCCGTTGCAGTTCTTTCGACCGTCGTTGGGAATGTTGTTCAGGATGTCCAAGATTCGGGACAAAACGTCCCGGCCCATATTGTTGCGTCAGCGTTATCAGTCATCGCAGGCTTCATTGTCCTCATTATTGGGCTACTCAGATGCGGATGGATAGTTGACCTCATTTCCATTACCTCTCTCTCAGCTTTTATGACGGGCTCCGCCATCACAATTTGCGTCGGCCAACTACCAGCGCTTCTCGGTCTGTCAGGATTTTCGAACCGAGACCCTCCATACAAAGTCCTTGCAAATACGATCGAACATCTCGGAGAGGCGGGTTACGATGCTATCGTCGGAGTCTCAGCCCTATCGATTTTGTACCTTATCCGTCAAGGTTTCACCGCTGCGGCAGAACGATATCCAAAACATAAAAGACTATTGTTCTTCACCAACACAATGCGTACGGTTTTTGTTATTTTAGTGTATACAGTAATGAGCTGGGTCCTCAACATGCACAGAAGAGACGATCCCCTATTTAAGGTTCTAGGGGCAATCCCAAAAG GATTCCAGAATATTGGGGTTCCGAAGCTAACAACGGAGCTCATTTCGGACTTTGTTCCATATCTCCCAGCTACCGTCATCGTCTTGCTTGTTGAGCATATGGCGATTTCCAAGTCGTTTGGGCGTGTCAACAACTACACCATCGATCCATCTCAAGAAATGGTTGCCATTGGGATGGCTAACCTTGTTGGGCCATTCCTTGGGGCATATCCAGCTACAGGCTCATTCAGTCGTACTGCGATTCAGTCGAAAGCTGGCGTACGAACCCCCGCTGCTGGGATAATCACTGGACTGGTGGTTTTACTTGCAACGTACCTATTGACCGCTGTCTTCTTTTACATACCAAGTGCCGCTCTTGCGGCTGTCATCATTCACGCTGTAGGAGATCTCGTCACACCTCCCAACACCATTTACCAGTTCTGGAGAGTTTCACCTATCGAGGttttcatcttcttcactggTGTCACCGTTAGTGTCTTCGCTCAAATAGAAGATGGGCTATATGCTACCGTCCTCCTTTCAGGAGCTGTGTTTATCTATCGTATCCTCAAGGCCAAAGGCAGGTTTCTTGGCAAAGTAAAAGTTCATTCGGTCATTGGCGACCATGTTATTGGTGATGATCACCGAAAAGTTGTTGGAGAGTACGGCACAATCGAGGATTCTGATGTTTCTGCAAGAAATGTTTTTCTCCCCCTTGGTCATGGCGATGGCTCGAACCccgaagttgaagttgatcaTCCATATCCCGGAATTTTCATCTACCGCTTCTCTGAAGGCTTCAATTACCCCAATGCCAACTCCTCTCTGGACTATCTGACCGACTTCATTCAGTCCAACACGCAACGCAGCAGTCCCGAAGCTTTTGAACGACCAGGCGACAGACCGTGGAATAACCCAGGGCCGAGGAAATCTGCAAAACGTCCTGTTAATTCAGACCCAGACTCTGCACTTCCGACACTGAAGGCGGTCATTTTGGATTTCAGTTCTGTCAACAACGTCGACATCACCTCGATTCAACGACTGATCGATATTCGTAATCAGCTCGATTCATATGCCTCTCCTGACGGTGTagattggcattttgcttGCATAAATAACCGATGGTCCAAGAGAGCATTGGTGTCAGCAGGGTTTGGAGTCCCATACAAACCCAACGAAGGCACAGCACATCGAAGATGGAAATCAATTTTCAGCGTAGCGGAAATCGGAGGCAAGGACTCTGCTGCAGCAATCGCTCAGGAGACAGACCTCCACGAACTGACACCAAAAGATACGGATAACACAGACGAAGAGCCCTTGATTGGAGGATTTTCTTCGGTAAAATCCTATGGCTCAATGTCATCAGGAGACctcgagaagcagaagcgGAGAGGTGCTGTTGTTCATGGCCTGGACAAACCATTATTTCATGTAGACTTGACGAGCGCGTTACAAAACGCAATAACCAATGTGGAAGAGAGGACGATATCAAGAGAAACAGCACACGATTAA